One window of Sardina pilchardus chromosome 2, fSarPil1.1, whole genome shotgun sequence genomic DNA carries:
- the gne gene encoding bifunctional UDP-N-acetylglucosamine 2-epimerase/N-acetylmannosamine kinase isoform X4, giving the protein MPQRLTERRTHELYYLSMQRERERVEKMENNGKRKLKVCVATCNRADYSKLAPIMFGIKANPEVFELEVVVLGSHLIDDYGNTFRMIEQDEFDIGSKLHTIVRGEDEAAMVESVGLALVKLPDVLQRLSPDVLIVHGDRFDALALATAAALMNIRILHLEGGEVSGTIDDSIRHAISKLAHYHACCTRSAERHLIAMCEDHSRILLAGCPSYDKLLTAHQRDDHADIIKAWLGDCVKEQDYIVALQHPVTTDIKNSIKIYDLMLDALISFNKKTLVLFPNIDAGSKEMVRVMRKKGIEQHPNFRAVKHVPFEQFIQLVAHAGCMIGNSSCGVREAGAFGTPVINLGTRQTGRETGENVLHVRDADTQNKIYHALDLQFGKRYPCSKIYGDGNAVPRILKFLQSINLDEPLQKTFCFPTVKDCISQDIDHILETQSALAVDLGGTNLRVAIISMKVPYNSITGNTSSQTHCQGKIVKKYTKSNPKTYEERIDLILQMCNEALKDAVHLNCRVLGVGVSTGGRVNPQEGVVLHSTKLIQEWSSVDIRTPVSNALHLPVWVDNDGNCAALAERKFGHGKGVENFVTIITGTGIGGGVVQHNELIHGSTFCAAELGHIMVSLDGPECMCGSRGCIEAYASGIALQREAKRLNDEELLFTEGMTLKKEDPVSAIDLINAARLGNSKADAVLRTAGMALGVGITNILHMVNPSMVILSGVLASFYEHPVRQVISQRALTSAKDIQVLTSDLEEPALLGAASMVLDYATRRTF; this is encoded by the exons ATGCCTCAGCGACTCACTGAGAGGAGAACTCAT GAGCTGTATTACCTGAGCatgcaaagggagagagaacgagtggaGAAAATGGAAAATAATGGCAAACGGAAGCTGAAGGTGTGCGTCGCTACCTGTAACCGTGCTGACTACTCCAAGCTGGCACCAATTATGTTTGGCATCAAGGCCAACCCAGAGGTTTTTGAGCTTGAGGTGGTGGTGCTAGGATCTCACCTTATTGATGATTATGG AAACACATTCCGTATGATCGAACAGGATGAGTTTGACATTGGCTCCAAGTTGCATACGATTGTGCGTGGGGAGGATGAGGCAGCCATGGTGGAGTCTGTTGGCCTTGCGCTGGTCAAGCTGCCGGATGTCCTCCAGAGGCTCAGCCCTGACGTGCTGATTGTCCATGGCGACCGATTTGATGCTCTGGCCCTGGCTACTGCGGCAGCCCTCATGAATATTCGTATCTTGCatctggagggaggagag GTGAGTGGCACTATAGATGATTCCATCCGACATGCCATATCCAAGCTGGCCCACTACCATGCCTGCTGCACACGTAGCGCTGAGCGCCACCTCATCGCCATGTGTGAGGACCACTCCCGCATCCTCCTTGCTGGCTGCCCCTCCTATGACAAGCTGCTGACTGCTCACCAGCGTGATGATCATGCTGATATCATCAAGGCTTGGCTGG GAGACTGTGTCAAAGAGCAAGACTACATCGTAGCATTGCAGCATCCTGTGACAACCGACATCAAAAACTCCATAAAGATCTATGACCTGATGCTGGATGCTCTTATCTCATTCAACAAGAAGACACTGGTTCTCTTCCCCAATATTGATGCTG gcAGTAAGGAGATGGTACGTGTGATGCGCAAGAAGGGTATTGAGCAGCATCCCAACTTCAGGGCCGTAAAGCATGTTCCCTTTGAGCAGTTCATACAGTTGGTGGCCCATGCGGGGTGCATGATTGGCAACAGCAGCTGCGGGGTGCGAGAGGCAGGGGCCTTTGGAACCCCCGTAATCAACCTGGGCACCAGGCAGACTGGCCGAGAGACAG GGGAGAATGTTCTCCATGTCAGAGATGCGGACACTCAGAATAAAATATACCATGCGCTGGATCTACAGTTTGGGAAACGATATCCCTG CTCCAAGATCTACGGTGATGGAAACGCAGTTCCACGCATCCTCAAGTTCCTGCAGTCCATCAACCTGGATGAGCCGCTGCAGAAGACCTTCTGTTTCCCAACAGTAAAGGACTGCATTTCTCAGGACATTGACCACATTTTGGAGACCCAGAGTGCCCTTGCTGTGGACCTGGGAGGCACTAACCTGCGTGTAGCCATTATCAGCATGAAG GTACCCTACAACTCTATTACAGGCAACACCTCAAGCCAAACTCACTGTCAG GGTAAAATAGTGAAGAAGTACACCAAATCAAACCCAAAGACGTATGAGGAGAGGATAGATCTCATCCTACAGATGTGCAACGAGGCCCTCAAAGATGCTGTGCATCTGAACTGCAGAGTCCTAGGAGTTG GTGTGTCAACGGGGGGCCGAGTCAACCCCCAAGAAGGTGTGGTCCTCCACTCCACAAAGCTGATTCAGGAATGGAGCTCAGTCGACATCAGGACGCCTGTTTCCAACGCATTGCACCTACCTGTGTGGGTGGACAATGACGGGAATTGTGCTGCCTTGGCTGAGCGCAAGTTTGGTCATGGAAAAGGCGTGGAGAACTTTGTAACCATTATCACAGGAACAG GTATAGGTGGTGGGGTTGTCCAGCACAACGAGTTGATCCATGGTAGCACATTCTGTGCAGCAGAGCTCGGCCACATTATGGTGTCTCTGGATGGACCAGAGTGCATGTGCGGTAGCCGTGGCTGCATTGAGGCGTACGCGTCTGGTATAGCCCTACAAAGAGAGGCTAAGAGACTCAACGATG AAGAGCTGTTGTTTACAGAAGGAATGACTTTAAAGAAAGAAGACCCAGTCAGTGCCATCGACCTGATCAATGCAGCTCGTTTAGGAAATTCCAAAGCTGATGCAGTACTGAGAACAG CTGGCATGGCACTGGGTGTTGGTATCACAAATATTCTGCACATGGTGAACCCGTCCATGGTGATTCTCTCCGGCGTTCTGGCCTCCTTCTACGAACATCCTGTGCGGCAGGTCATCAGTCAGCGCGCTCTCACCTCGGCGAAGGACATCCAGgttctgacctctgacctggagGAGCCTG